The sequence aaacattGGTCTTGTAGGTAAACACTAAAGAGTTAATGCCCCGTCCCATGGTTACGTTAAATTCTGGAGACCTTCCATTTGTTTTATCTGTTCAACATCTCTGGCGGATAGGCAGTCTGGGCAGCTgatgacctcaaatataagGTGACGGTTTTACTTATTCAttattctcaaaaaaaaaaccttttaatcAAATGGGTGGAATCGTATATTATGGATCAGAAAATAACAAACATAGAAACTTAGAATTTGATGCCACAAATCTGCCCATGTAAtaactcttaaccccttaaggaaaatgggcggtccctaaacccattgaaaacaatgcattttgagcccgtacatgtacaggctttgtcattaaggggttaaaaaacacttaataagccctttgtcttatattagatTCAGGGGCCATATGGCTAttgcatatataatattactttaTTAGCCTCTAACACTTAGGCTGGGgatctgttccacttatctaccaccctttcaataagaaaatacaatttgttaGAAAAAATTAGATTTCATCATCGTGATCTATATATGTTATTGTATAAAGGTGAAATAGGGTCCACCGTATTCTTCTATCTAGGTAGACTGACGTCTTctcaaattgttttgttttgtagacGATCCgccattcatttttaaaattaattagtaGAACATTGAAGATTTTCATTCAAAACAATGCTAAGAATTATGTTTAACTAAAGAAAAATGCTAATAATAGGTTATATATCCATTGATCTATATTTTTTGTACCTCCACTGGGTGGCCGGGCCATTTATCAACTTGACAAAGCCTGTTTAGCCTTAAGTTGCAcctgttttcattttaattatcatGTTTTGCCGCACAATGTGGATTTCATATGTTTTCATCTGaaacaatatgatttttttcccttcttcttcttctgggaagaaaaacattaaaagtatCTTTGAATCCCTCCCTTTTTCTGATGACTGATTAGCTGTCCCATAGCGTACAATGTGAGAATGTCACAGAATGTTATTCTGAACAGGAAGTGACCTCAGTGCCTGATTATTTATTGTCCTACATAACTTCCTGAAAACAATCAGACTGCAAACCTATGCTGTTTACAAGGAAACTAGATAATACGCACCAGGGGTTCAGGAAGGAAGCATTTCCCTAGAGTCTAAAACGAAAGATTATTTGGTATATTCCAGAATTTCTGTCGATTGCCAAACGAATCCCAAACCGCCACCGAGTCACGATGAGAGAAAACGGAAAAGccaaaaatagaaagaaatcagaaaaatatatcaaaacgtTCCAGAAATAAGACATGGAAATCTTATTAAGATTATTGATGATTATTTTCGCCAAACGTTGATATAGTTGGTTTATTtcttctgaaacagaaacaatTTGGGGAATTATTAGTGTCGGCTTTAATAATAAAgctctcttctctttttgtttttgcagacGTCACCAAACCTACTCTTGCACCGAAACCACAAGGCCTCGATGGATTCAGTTCTCTGCCCCTTGCAAAATGTTCATCTGCATTAATCTCTAGAGCTGGCCTTGTTCACCAGAAGAAGCCTATGTCCAGGGGCCCCAAGCCCCCCATTGCACCAAAACCAGTCCTTTCACCTGCTACAGAAAGAAGGTCCATAGAGGACACCAATAACTCTTTGAATAAGTGTGCAAATGGGGAGGCCGATTGTTCTGTGGATGAGATTTTTGATGCGGATAATTTCAGCCTGGAATGTTCTGAATCAGAGACATTAGACATGACTTATGAGGATTATATCGCAGCTCCTGACTCTCAGCTCACAGATGAAGAAGGTGCTGATTTTGAATGTGAAAAGAGCTCTTGTTTTGAGGTATGCACAGGCACCTGGGGGACTCCTCCAGGGGAAGGTGACATTATTAATGACAAAAGCTGCAGCCCTTCTGCAGTTGGGGAGGAAGACAGTGGTCGTCCAGACAGTGTCCCATCAGGAGATGTGGAATCAGGAGACTCTACAGAAGTTGAGGACAGCGATAACACTGATGCACTTAGCTTACGATCTTCATCCACCGCCGAGGCAGACAGCTTGGTGCCTCCTCCAGGATGCGAAAACCTACAATTTAAAAGTGACCTTGAGAATATGGAGGACTTTTTACCCGTAGAGGTCAATGAATGTAACACGGAAGATGAAGAAATTGATAGTGACCTCAAGATCATGCCGTGTGGAGATGTTATTTTAACTGAGGTGTGCTTGGATAATCTGACTGTTCCTGATGAAACTAGCCAAAAAGAGGATATGAACTGTGAGTCAAGTTGGGAGGTTACTCCATACAACGAGGACTCTTTGGAAGTTTGCGTTGCTATTGAAGACTCTGTCGTAAAGTCAGAGGTGGAAGTAGTGGATGCGTGTTTACTGCAGGGTTCCTCGGCTCATAGTGATGAAACAGAAGAGGTACAGCAAGAAATAGCTGCTGAAACTTCAGATTGTGTGGTGGAAACTACCGAGGAAGCCACCAGTGAAGACGAAATCTGTAAAGAGCCACAAGAGTCAAGCAACTGTAATGAAGATCTAGCGGTAGATTTAACTGGTTCAAATAatgctgaagaagaagaggaccaTCAAGAAAGCATAGATGATGAAATAAATGAGAGGGAATGCAAGGAAGACATCACAGACGACAACACACAAATTACTGAAATTGCTGAGGAAGAAATGGAGGATGTGGGCGAAGAAGACAATGCTGAGGAGAGCTGCCAAATTATTCCATTTGAAAATGAGGTTAGTGAAGATGTAGCTGAGGCCCCTGAAGATCTGTCATACCTGGCAAACGGACTAGACAACAATCTAATTTCAGAGCCCATAATAGAGTCTGAAATGGAGGAGAAAGATGAATGTATTTCTGATAAAGGACAAAGTGACAAAGAACCAGAAACTGGTGACACGGAACAGTCAACAGAGGTCAGTGATACAGCTGCCAATGGAGACGGAAGTAACACATGGGATGAACATCCATCTGCTCTTACTCAGGGGGAAGTAATTGAAGGGGGCGAAGCTGACACAGCAGAGGTGTCACCTGAAAATCAGGAAGGGGAGGTCAACCAGCTGTCGGTGGCCTCTGAGGAAAACACACCAAAAAGTGAGGTAATAGTTGAGGAAGAGGATGAGAGCAACCCCTATGTACTGGAGGACAGCGTGCAGTCGAGAAACAGGAAGTTACTCAGTGTAGAGGATTCTGGTCTCACTAGGGCTGATGGGGAAGCCATCAGACACCACCCCATGATGGAGGAAGGCAACTATGATGGGGATAACCATTTACTCTGCATTGATAGAAAAAATATTGTGACAAGGACAAGGTCCTATTCGGGAAAAATACCCGGTAATGTTCCTGAAACCGTGCCggaggaaacaggagctgagaTAGACTCCCAAACCTTAGTGTGTGACTCTCGGACAAAAAGCATAGTTGATAAACCTGAGCCCAAGGCACTGGATTTAGGGAGAGCTCTACCTAGAAAGCCAAGTCGTTTTATATTGTACCCTCGCTCGTATTCCGTCGAGGGCAGGGAGAACACCGTTTCGCTGTATATGGAGTCTGATGTACATTTCTCGCCTTATGTTATTAGTTCTTCTGGGAGTTTTTCTCAAAGACACAATCACCCCTCTAGTGGAATGTCTACCCCCACTTCCGTTGTGGATATCCCTCCACCTTTTGAACTGGCTAGCATTACAAAAAAGCCAATTACCAAAAGTTCCCCTTCGCTCCTGATTGAAAATGAATCCTCTGAGAAATCCTTCAAGAAGAAGAAGTCATCTTTTAAGCGGTTTCTCACTCTAAAGTTtaagaagaagacagaaaacaaaGTTCACGTTGATGTTAATGTATCCTCCTCCAGGTCGTCTTCGGAGTCAAGTTACCATGGTCAATCTAGGCTTTTAGACATGGACAGAAGAAGCCTAGGGAACTCTCCACAGTTGCACAGACATTCCGGAATGCACTTTCTTCCAGATTCTCCCTCTGCCATCCTCTACTACAAGGatatgaagaaaaaaggaaCATCTAAGGCGTTCAACAGAAGTGTTGCTAGAGTTGAGTCATTTGAGGATCGCTCCAGAGCCGCCTTTATGCCTCTGCCTTTAACAAAACCCAGATCCATTTCTTTTCCTAATGCCGATACCTCTGATTATGAGAACATTCCCGCCATGAGCTCGGATTATGAAAACATACAGATTCCTCCACGGAGGCCAGCTCGGGCTGGAACCTTCACTGAATTTTTTGAAGACCCCAGCAGGGCTTTGTCGTCTGCCAATGAGAATGATGGATATGTGGACATGAGCAGCTTTAATACGTTTGAGGTCAAGCAGCAGACACCTGAAAAGGAAGCAGAAAGGTATCGTAACAACatttgtaataattatatttcagaGAAAAGGGTCGCTTAGGCAGTGGAGTCAAAAGGTTAGAAATCATTCAGAATCAATTGATTTAAGGGTTTACGCTTAGAATATGGCAACACGCAAGAAGCGCAACAACATTTatcattgtgtgtgttttactttAGTAGTGATCAATTGATCTATTGTTGGAGTATTGTCATTGGTCAATTAATAATCAAAGAAAACAATCAACTAATAGGTTCTTGGTGAATCTgcaaacatttaaatttaacGTAATTAAATTACCGGGATAATACGGATAATATTGGGAGTAATACTAGGGAGTTTGGGGACTTTATTTATCTGTATAACAACAGAACCTGGGCAATCATACCCATTGCCCGGtaacagattgcaagctctttaggCCACATTATAATTATTGTGTAATTTCATTGTATTTTCCTTGCAATTTTTTGTAATCTTTTTGATTACCAACCCATCTACCTTCCTTCAACAGAGAATCAGCGGGTAAAAGGGACACTATGGGTTACTAAGGGAGATTTGGCCATAACTAATGATCCTCTTTGCCCTCCATGTAAAGATATCACTAATCATTTATACTAACGGTTTTTGACAGTATGCCAGCAGGCAACCATGTTTTGTTTCATAATTAAAATTAGCATTCTTTGTATACGGCGCCATTGCACTCCACTATCCACATATGAAACCGACAGGGCCAGATGGTGTATAGAGCCCGGTTGGAAGCTTTCCATTTTATAATCCGTATCGTAGGAGCTTTCCCAGCTTCCTTCCACATCTTGTTCCACAACTCACTTACGGGCAAATATATCGTATAAGATGGAAAATAGGGAAAGGGgggtttttaagtaaaaaaagtcTAGAAAGGCAACCTTGTCCTATATTTGAGGTCTCCTTACATTCATTGCTCACCATACCACTGCCAGTGGTCTTTCCCCTGTTTTGGCAGTCCCTGTCCTTTTCTTTATTCttcctttgttttattatttcttcattctctctctctctctgtctctctctctctctctctctctctctctctctctatgtctctctctctctctctctcactcactcacagcTGGATAGCTACATCTTTACAATCAATTAgttttatggaaatgtataTCATAATGCTTTGTCTGGTATAGAAGGTGTTTAATGAGTTTGatatggaaaagaaaacaacaacaaaaagacatttctggTTTTAGTGAACGTTTTTTAACTGGCCGTGAGCTGCCGTGCATAAAACCAGCTGCCTCCGCACAAGCGCCAATTAGCTCAGTAAATGGTACAAAATGATGGATTTCTTGGGTTTAGCGAGCACTGACTGTGCTGATCCAGGCATTGTATAGCGTGGCTGAATACATTGATGCGTTACAATAATAACCAGTTATCTGCTGTATAACCATTGCCCTTCTGGAAAAGATGGTCTCTCTCCTTTGGCCTTTGATATGTTAGAAGGGGATACGCCGTGTCTGGATAAAAGAAGCCCCATTCGCCATTCTGTCCCATTTGCTGACCGGTCTTTCTCTGCCTTCACCGGGTCTCCTGAAAACCCCTTTCTCCATCAGCCTGTATGGTTGTAGGGTAGGAATTCCCATAATTCTCTGCCTTTGTCTGACCAAATGATGGTGTAGAATCATGGAGTGATGTAGACATGCCCCAAACATCTTCAATGTTCATTTATGTAGATCGTTCATAGAAGCTTCTAATGCGACTGGAAGTGGCCTCTGAAGGTCGACCGCCATATCAGACTCTATAAACCAAAAACGTTCCCTTGCATTGGCCCAAGTGGTCATGGCTGAGCCATGCTTAATGTATAGTTCCATCAGAAAGGTGACTTTCAAGAATATCTCACAGGTtggactatacattatgcagggccaccaTTGCTTTTTTGGGTTTTCTTGTCTGCTTCAATCTCTctttgtttagtgaataagctccATATTGAGTGAAAACCAGTGATGAGACAGTGTCCATCATCTTTAACCTAAACCTTTCGTGGCATTCCTAAGGACGATCCACAACTAACGATAGGGCAAGTTTTCTATCAATGGGTTCCAAACGGGATAAGCTTACGATGGTAAATACAGTTTCTCCAAAGAAATAATTGTCCCTGTCTCTTTAAGGCGAGTGTGATGAGTTGGGCTGTGGGTAGTGATTTATGATTTTGCTGATTTCAGAGAGTCTGCTGCCTTTGTACTTTATTAATGCAAAAGCCATTAAAAGGAACCCAGACAATgatttgtgtttgtgttagcGCTGATTTTCACAGCAGAGCTGGAGTCGTCCTGCGTTAGTGCGAGCGAGGCACACACTTCATctttgtgtaattgtgtatttaaatcacTTATTTCAATACAATATGGTTTGCACCGCTCTCTGATGATGTCACCgatcagaaaaaaatggaaagaactATGTAGAGCCTAGAAGAAGGAATATTAGCCCTCCGCTTAGGCCCTAAGCAGCCATTTTTACCATGACTATTCTCAGTGTTTCTTTGCAGTCACCAATGCTATTGGTGGGACTGTTCTTACTAGGTCAGGAATGTTAGCACATTTGGTTTTGCCCTACTGCTGCTCAACAAATGATAGACCCACCATGTTTTTAGTTTCCCGTTTAGAGAGGACAGGGGAGATAAGTGAAACTCAGCTGTACAGACAATACAACAAAGCTAAATGTATAACTGGACAGAGATATTTAGATTTACCAAAATTTAGTTTAATGTGCTGAAAAATCATTTGTTTCCAGTGTACTTATCTCTCTGTTACTGAGAGATAAGTTACAATGCGCTGGTcgttgaaagagttaaaataattcTAGATTCAGCGGTGCTGAAAGACGCATCTAATTTAgcctgcaataaaaaaaaaaacaaaaacaaattccaGACAAGCAGCTTTTTAAAACTCAgcaattttagttaaaaatagGCGTTCTGGACAAACGCTTGCCAATAATGGTACTGGAAAGAAAATCATTTTGGGGAGTAACAGCTGCAGGCCTGCCATTCAATCCAAACTACAACTGTTCCCGTTAATTTAAACACGTTATTTAATAGCGgcttaattacattttctgccaattgcaactttttttcccttataaAGGAGGAAATTGCTTAAGAAAAAGAGACATCTATGAGCGTTATAGGAGCCGAGAACCAGAGATTCCAGTGCAtggaatactgtatatatggcgATACctgcatgatgatgtcataacgcCTTACATCACAGATGACCAAAGAGGGACTTTACCGAAACTGatgataattatttattaaactgggTAAAAACCATTTTAGTAACACAACCACATTCTCTTGCTTCTTTGCACAAGTAAGGACTTACCTCCGTCCTTGCCGGTGGTGCACTTCCCTGATGACAGGGATGCCGTCTCATGGTCTCCCGTGACATTCTGCAGCTGTTGTGTCTTCTGAGGTAGTAGGTAACAGCAGCTACCAGCCTCACGGTAGCCCACACTTGAGCCCATCCTGCTGTGTGCAACCTTGTGATTGTGTGTCTACTACCTGGCATTACCTCGCCTTCGACCTGGACTTCCTACTTCTACCCTGGTCCTGTGCCTTCACTATCTTGCTGCCCTTTGTTGGCGTAACACTCCTGCGTTGTTTCAATGACCTTCGGTGATTTTGTCCTGttgacccggcttgttctgACCCAGTCTGCTGTTTCTTGATTTGCCTTGATGATATTGACTATGGTTCTGTGACTTCGCCTTCTACATTTGTGGTTTAGATTTGGTGACTGTTGACCTCAGCTTTAGACCATGGCCTGACCCTCGCTTTGTGAACTTCTCCGACTTGATCTCCTGTCTCTGCATTTGGGGTTCCAAACTAATCCTCACTACTGATCCTCACTATATGgtattcctttaaccccttaatgacaaagcctgtgcaTATACGGCctcaaaatccattgttttcaatgggtttagggactgcccattgtccttaaggggttaatatatcaaatggccaaagaggaaaaaatgtgggtcccaaagagggacacttgggacataatatatattacaggtGCAAACATCACGTATCCCCCGTGAGCACCAAC is a genomic window of Spea bombifrons isolate aSpeBom1 chromosome 6, aSpeBom1.2.pri, whole genome shotgun sequence containing:
- the FGD5 gene encoding FYVE, RhoGEF and PH domain-containing protein 5 isoform X2 — encoded protein: MSTDVTKPTLAPKPQGLDGFSSLPLAKCSSALISRAGLVHQKKPMSRGPKPPIAPKPVLSPATERRSIEDTNNSLNKCANGEADCSVDEIFDADNFSLECSESETLDMTYEDYIAAPDSQLTDEEGADFECEKSSCFEVCTGTWGTPPGEGDIINDKSCSPSAVGEEDSGRPDSVPSGDVESGDSTEVEDSDNTDALSLRSSSTAEADSLVPPPGCENLQFKSDLENMEDFLPVEVNECNTEDEEIDSDLKIMPCGDVILTEVCLDNLTVPDETSQKEDMNCESSWEVTPYNEDSLEVCVAIEDSVVKSEVEVVDACLLQGSSAHSDETEEVQQEIAAETSDCVVETTEEATSEDEICKEPQESSNCNEDLAVDLTGSNNAEEEEDHQESIDDEINERECKEDITDDNTQITEIAEEEMEDVGEEDNAEESCQIIPFENEVSEDVAEAPEDLSYLANGLDNNLISEPIIESEMEEKDECISDKGQSDKEPETGDTEQSTEVSDTAANGDGSNTWDEHPSALTQGEVIEGGEADTAEVSPENQEGEVNQLSVASEENTPKSEVIVEEEDESNPYVLEDSVQSRNRKLLSVEDSGLTRADGEAIRHHPMMEEGNYDGDNHLLCIDRKNIVTRTRSYSGKIPGNVPETVPEETGAEIDSQTLVCDSRTKSIVDKPEPKALDLGRALPRKPSRFILYPRSYSVEGRENTVSLYMESDVHFSPYVISSSGSFSQRHNHPSSGMSTPTSVVDIPPPFELASITKKPITKSSPSLLIENESSEKSFKKKKSSFKRFLTLKFKKKTENKVHVDVNVSSSRSSSESSYHGQSRLLDMDRRSLGNSPQLHRHSGMHFLPDSPSAILYYKDMKKKGTSKAFNRSVARVESFEDRSRAAFMPLPLTKPRSISFPNADTSDYENIPAMSSDYENIQIPPRRPARAGTFTEFFEDPSRALSSANENDGYVDMSSFNTFEVKQQTPEKEAESAYTEPYKVCPISVNNTEDFTSDEDQKSSEDEENSPGEGGIVQKKGTLRALSIVEELLTSEKVYVEMLKRLHTEFHASVLRVLGGEEEDGEEELRLRHGLSELHYIYLLHEEVLQELQERIQHWEENQKIAGVFLSRQSRFQHHTAFIVAFDKTTAALDNCTLKNPKMAHAVREFEKNLQRGEASVKHELMKVVQRVFQYHMILTDYLNNLCPDWTEYEDTQAALLIVSEVADRANDSMRQGENLQKLIQIEYSVRGQKSLLQPGREFVKEGTLMKVAGKNCHPRHLFLMNDVLLYTYPQKDGKYRLKNTLSIPGMRVSRPIVENTQNVLKIECMECCLMLSASSCSERDEWYSCISRTVQEYYKAPTVSVYHSIELRERLGMCLGERPPSVVHMSHVTMCMNCGSDFTLTLRRHHCHACGKTVCRSCSRNKYPLKYLRDRPSKVCNGCYAELRKRELAAANTNSSPPPQRSTASTLSSMFHISPSTFRKHKKIPSALMEAASSGENATISGYLHRCKKGKKYWKKRWFVIKGKVLYTYTACEDKVATESLPLLGFRIVPDNWDENPKLGTVFQLHHKQTLFYSFKATDTNSAIRWVEAIKAATVL
- the FGD5 gene encoding FYVE, RhoGEF and PH domain-containing protein 5 isoform X3; the protein is MSTDVTKPTLAPKPQGLDGFSSLPLAKCSSALISRAGLVHQKKPMSRGPKPPIAPKPVLSPATERRSIEDTNNSLNKCANGEADCSVDEIFDADNFSLECSESETLDMTYEDYIAAPDSQLTDEEGADFECEKSSCFEVCTGTWGTPPGEGDIINDKSCSPSAVGEEDSGRPDSVPSGDVESGDSTEVEDSDNTDALSLRSSSTAEADSLVPPPGCENLQFKSDLENMEDFLPVEVNECNTEDEEIDSDLKIMPCGDVILTEVCLDNLTVPDETSQKEDMNCESSWEVTPYNEDSLEVCVAIEDSVVKSEVEVVDACLLQGSSAHSDETEEVQQEIAAETSDCVVETTEEATSEDEICKEPQESSNCNEDLAVDLTGSNNAEEEEDHQESIDDEINERECKEDITDDNTQITEIAEEEMEDVGEEDNAEESCQIIPFENEVSEDVAEAPEDLSYLANGLDNNLISEPIIESEMEEKDECISDKGQSDKEPETGDTEQSTEVSDTAANGDGSNTWDEHPSALTQGEVIEGGEADTAEVSPENQEGEVNQLSVASEENTPKSEVIVEEEDESNPYVLEDSVQSRNRKLLSVEDSGLTRADGEAIRHHPMMEEGNYDGDNHLLCIDRKNIVTRTRSYSGKIPGNVPETVPEETGAEIDSQTLVCDSRTKSIVDKPEPKALDLGRALPRKPSRFILYPRSYSVEGRENTVSLYMESDVHFSPYVISSSGSFSQRHNHPSSGMSTPTSVVDIPPPFELASITKKPITKSSPSLLIENESSEKSFKKKKSSFKRFLTLKFKKKTENKVHVDVNVSSSRSSSESSYHGQSRLLDMDRRSLGNSPQLHRHSGMHFLPDSPSAILYYKDMKKKGTSKAFNRSVARVESFEDRSRAAFMPLPLTKPRSISFPNADTSDYENIPAMSSDYENIQIPPRRPARAGTFTEFFEDPSRALSSANENDGYVDMSSFNTFEVKQQTPEKEAESAYTEPYKVCPISVNNTEDFTSDEDQKSSEDEENSPGEGGIVQKKKGTLRALSIVEELLTSEKVYVEMLKRLHTEFHASVLRVLGGEEEDGEEELRLRHGLSELHYIYLLHEEVLQELQERIQHWEENQKIAGVFLSRQSRFQHHTAFIVAFDKTTAALDNCTLKNPKMAHAVREFEKNLQRGEASVKHELMKVVQRVFQYHMILTDYLNNLCPDWTEYEDTQAALLIVSEVADRANDSMRQGENLQKLIQIEYSVRGQKSLLQPGREFVKEGTLMKVAGKNCHPRHLFLMNDVLLYTYPQKDGKYRLKNTLSIPGMRVSRPIVENTQNVLKIECMECCLMLSASSCSERDEWYSCISRTVQEYYKAPTVSVYHSIELRERLGMCLGERPPSVVHMSHVTMCMNCGSDFTLTLRRHHCHACGKTVCRSCSRNKYPLKYLRDRPSKVCNGCYAELRKRELAAANTNSSPPPQRSTASTLSSMFHISPSTFRKHKKIPSALMEAASSGENATISGYLHRCKKGKKYWKKRWFVIKGKVLYTYTACEVG
- the FGD5 gene encoding FYVE, RhoGEF and PH domain-containing protein 5 isoform X1; amino-acid sequence: MSTDVTKPTLAPKPQGLDGFSSLPLAKCSSALISRAGLVHQKKPMSRGPKPPIAPKPVLSPATERRSIEDTNNSLNKCANGEADCSVDEIFDADNFSLECSESETLDMTYEDYIAAPDSQLTDEEGADFECEKSSCFEVCTGTWGTPPGEGDIINDKSCSPSAVGEEDSGRPDSVPSGDVESGDSTEVEDSDNTDALSLRSSSTAEADSLVPPPGCENLQFKSDLENMEDFLPVEVNECNTEDEEIDSDLKIMPCGDVILTEVCLDNLTVPDETSQKEDMNCESSWEVTPYNEDSLEVCVAIEDSVVKSEVEVVDACLLQGSSAHSDETEEVQQEIAAETSDCVVETTEEATSEDEICKEPQESSNCNEDLAVDLTGSNNAEEEEDHQESIDDEINERECKEDITDDNTQITEIAEEEMEDVGEEDNAEESCQIIPFENEVSEDVAEAPEDLSYLANGLDNNLISEPIIESEMEEKDECISDKGQSDKEPETGDTEQSTEVSDTAANGDGSNTWDEHPSALTQGEVIEGGEADTAEVSPENQEGEVNQLSVASEENTPKSEVIVEEEDESNPYVLEDSVQSRNRKLLSVEDSGLTRADGEAIRHHPMMEEGNYDGDNHLLCIDRKNIVTRTRSYSGKIPGNVPETVPEETGAEIDSQTLVCDSRTKSIVDKPEPKALDLGRALPRKPSRFILYPRSYSVEGRENTVSLYMESDVHFSPYVISSSGSFSQRHNHPSSGMSTPTSVVDIPPPFELASITKKPITKSSPSLLIENESSEKSFKKKKSSFKRFLTLKFKKKTENKVHVDVNVSSSRSSSESSYHGQSRLLDMDRRSLGNSPQLHRHSGMHFLPDSPSAILYYKDMKKKGTSKAFNRSVARVESFEDRSRAAFMPLPLTKPRSISFPNADTSDYENIPAMSSDYENIQIPPRRPARAGTFTEFFEDPSRALSSANENDGYVDMSSFNTFEVKQQTPEKEAESAYTEPYKVCPISVNNTEDFTSDEDQKSSEDEENSPGEGGIVQKKKGTLRALSIVEELLTSEKVYVEMLKRLHTEFHASVLRVLGGEEEDGEEELRLRHGLSELHYIYLLHEEVLQELQERIQHWEENQKIAGVFLSRQSRFQHHTAFIVAFDKTTAALDNCTLKNPKMAHAVREFEKNLQRGEASVKHELMKVVQRVFQYHMILTDYLNNLCPDWTEYEDTQAALLIVSEVADRANDSMRQGENLQKLIQIEYSVRGQKSLLQPGREFVKEGTLMKVAGKNCHPRHLFLMNDVLLYTYPQKDGKYRLKNTLSIPGMRVSRPIVENTQNVLKIECMECCLMLSASSCSERDEWYSCISRTVQEYYKAPTVSVYHSIELRERLGMCLGERPPSVVHMSHVTMCMNCGSDFTLTLRRHHCHACGKTVCRSCSRNKYPLKYLRDRPSKVCNGCYAELRKRELAAANTNSSPPPQRSTASTLSSMFHISPSTFRKHKKIPSALMEAASSGENATISGYLHRCKKGKKYWKKRWFVIKGKVLYTYTACEDKVATESLPLLGFRIVPDNWDENPKLGTVFQLHHKQTLFYSFKATDTNSAIRWVEAIKAATVL